TGAATGGGTACAGTCTCAGAGTCCTCTCTGCATCTTTGGGTACAGGCACCCAGAGCGAGGGAGCCCCTTTCTCAGTTACTGCCTTGCTCGAGAGCCTCTTCACTTTAGGCAAGTGCTCTGGGAGTTCATCAAACAACGCTTTCCTGTGTCTCTTCCTTTGACTTAGCTGGCGACTTGGCCTTGGGGTAAGGGGCGATTTATTCAGACTATCTATGCCCACTTGCTGCCTGACCCTACCTTGCATGTTGGATTGGGGGGACAGAAGATTTGAGAGCTTGGAGGCTGTGACAGGTTTGTGGGAGGTATTTTGTATGGGTACCAGTTTTTGCCCTCCAGTAGAGACATTATTTGATGACATCAGAAAACAGGGCATCTGTGTGGAATTTGTGGCCAGATAAATGGGCTTGTTGGCAGAGTGTGCAGCACCAGCAAGAAATGTGCTACCATTGGCAGTTCTGACTATCTTATAAACAACTTTATTTCCTCGGTTTTCATTAGGTTGACCTTTCTGGTTCACAGACTTCCCATCAAGACTATTCAGAAGCATCCCTGACTTAGCTGGAGAGATATATCTAACCAAGAAGGCTTGTCGCCCAGTGTGCAATGCAGTTAATTTGTTCACCGAGTTCGCAGACATTGCCAAAACTGGACGGGACAAGAGTGGAGATTGAGACATTGAGCTTGCTAATTTGCTACCTGCATTGTGGGGGGGCTGGGTTACAGGGACTGGTCTCTGTACTAAGTAACAAGTCTGCAGTGACTTTATGGTATTTTCTCCAGGAGAACTATGTGCTGTGTCTGACAACAGCATATTTCCCTTAAAATCTGCGCTGTTGACTAGGTAGTGGCTTGCACTAGTACTGGCTCCAGGCTGAATAGCAGATAACGGCATTGCACCTTTTTCACTAGCACCTAAAGTATGTCCTAGAATGCTGAACCTTCCACCATTGAGGGTGAGTGCCAACCCTGTGGTGTGATTCTGTATTTCAATTCCTGGCTTAACATAGGACACATTGATCTGAGGAGCAGAGCATTTGGTTATCAGCTTGAACCCTGTGTTGCCTTGGAGCTGCACAGGTACAGCAAACTGGTTCTCTGCAGTCTGTAAGAACATCTGTTGCTTTCCCTCTGCAGTTTTAAGGATCCTTAGCATAGTCTTAGGTGGCTTAACAGAATCATGGCTAGCAGCTGAGCAGCCTATTCTATCTTTCTCAAGCTGGTGGTTAATGATAGCATCTGAATGCTCCTCCAGTATGCGACCCAAGACGGCCAAACTATTTATGCTCGCTGTTGCCCTTTCTGACACAGGAACACTCTCCTCTTCCATTTTTACTGTAGTTTGGACTTGGTGTTTAGACCCAGAGTGTCCATGATTATCTATCTCAGCTGCCACTGGGGTGGCCAGATCTACAGTAGCTATGCACTCATCAACCTCAATGTCACCATCTGACACTCTTTCCATTGCAGTCTCAGTCTCTTCTGCAGACTCCACTTCCCCATTCCCCTCATCTGGAGGTTGTGGAGATGCAGCCAATGTCAAGCTCCATTCAGGTGACTCTTTCATCCAAACACTTTCAACCTCTGTCGAAAGCTCTGATGGATGTTCACAAGGTTGTGTTGAGTTGGAGGACATGCTTGATGTTTCCTTTGAGTAATTATGAAAACTGAACACCTCTTGGTTGGGAGAATTAAGATATTCAGCATTAGCATCAGTCTCTTTGGAGTTGTCTGATTCAGCTGGGTGTGACTCCAGTTGGGGCATCAGATCTGGAGATAAAGTTTCAGTTTTAGTCTTAGTCGCTACACAGGAATTAATCTTATTGGCAGTAAAATCAGAAGGAACCATCTCCTTGATAATCGAATGATTATTTTCAACAGTATCATCAGAAGGTAGGATGTCACCAGTCATGGGTCCTGGGGCAGTCTTCTTAGGTTTGTCATTGGAGGCTAACGTCTCTCCATTGGGCATAGGGGAATTTTCAGTGATGGGGTCACTGATCTTATCAGCTGTAGCTGTATTCAGGTCACCAACTCTAAGCATGCTGATAGTTTCTTCAGAGACTGGTTCGGGAAGCATGGTCTCATAAGCTGATTCAGAGGGCATGGTCTTATCTGTGAGCATTTTGGCTGGAACGACCTCCACAGCAGTCACATTAGGGCTTGAATAAGCAGGCATTTTGTCTCCCAACTCAGAATCATTCGACTGATTAGCAATTGATGATGTATTGTTATTCAGTTTACCGTTCTGAATCGTGGAGTGATCTGACTCTTTGGTCATTGGAGAAACTGCCAAGGAAGGAATCTGTTCATCCTTAAACTTATGTTGTTCACCATTCCTCTGCTGCTCTGTGTGTTTTGCTTTCTGTGCTATTTTCTGTGGTAGTTTCTCCAGTATGGGCAACATCTCCTCAATGCTAATGTCCTCTTCCTCTGGTTTCACTTGAACTGAAATTGCAGCATCTCGATCAGTCCCTGAGGGGCTTAGAACTGTCAGGTAAGGGAAGCTAGTACTTGAATTTTCCCAATTTTCAGCCGAATCTGAGCATTGATTTCCATCGGAGGTAGCGTCTATAATTGGGCAGCCTCTCTCTTGCGCTCTACATAACATTCTATTTTCTGCAGAGGACTCAGGCTTTGCTGTTGGTATAACTTTGAGAACTAAATGCTTTTTGCCGTCAACCATTTTGAACCCCATTACTTTTGTAGTACAGTTAGGTGGAATAGAGATTTTATTTTTGACCATGAGAACAGTTAGTCCATTGGAGTTCGGGTTTAGGGTGTCAGCCCCATAACTGTCATCACTTTCCGGGGACTTAGGTGGTGGTATCGATGATACAGCCTGGGAGTCAAATTGTTGCTCATTTTTAAGAGTCCCTTTGACCCGCTTCTTACAGTCCTGTTTCACACCCACAGCCCTTTCAAGGAACTGTTGGGTTTCCTCCAATGTTTTCTCTGGGTTCAACAACCTTCCATTTTGGTCAAGTAAACCTACTCCAGGAAGAGAATTCAGTTTGGACATCCACTGGGATTCCTTAGATTGACCACCTGCAGCTGGGCTTTTCTTCAGCAGGAGTTTTAATCCTGAAGAGGAGTTTGCCAGGGTATTGTTGCGGTCCTCCATTGCTCTCCATTTATTTTTCTTGCCTGCTTCCTCACCATGGACAGTTACCATGTGCTTTGTGAGGTATTCTCTCCGTGCTGCCCCATATCCACAGACCTGACACGTGAAGGGGAAGGTACCCGAGTGGAGTTTTAGGTGCCTCTGGTGCTCACCTTGGCTAGAGCTCACATGTTGACATTTCACACATTTGAGCCGGCTCTCATTGTGATGATGGATGTGCTGAACAAATGTCCCTGCGTCAACTGTTGAAAACTCACATTTTTCGCAGTGAAAGTGTCCATTTTGGCTGTGAGACATGATATAGTGTCTagtgagcaggaggagagagtaCTGTACATCATCATTACAGATTTCGCATGTGACTAAAGTGTTCCTGTGCCCGATCCGATGGCGCTGAAGTGCAGGGAACTCATTTGTAACAAAGCCACACAAGTCACACGGATACGTCGGCAGGGTCCCCTTGTGGGCTCCCTGAAAATGTTTAAGGAGATCATTGGGGCTGTAGGTAGCATCACCCTTACACTCTGAACACCCAAAGCTAAGTATTTTCCCAGAGAAGACTGCACCTTGCTGTATTTTACATGGTGACTTAGATGCTTTTCTGGCTGTCTtgcgactacctgactcttcaacAGATGTTTCATCAGGGTCACATTGGTCACTATATGGCAACCCAGGAAATTGATCAAACTTCTGGCCGGTGTGGTCCTTTGCCAATTCCTTTTCTTCCTCAGCCTCCATGTCGTCATGGCTTTCAGCAGGATCATCCAGTGTTTTCAggtcctcttccatgcttcaatATAGAGGCTCCTATGAACAAGAGAAGAGTGTCACAAATATGCTATCTAGCGGCACAAGACAATTTCTCACCACGGAATCCATTTTTGATTAAACAGTCAGTCAATCAGAACTTGGGAATTCTGACTAACCTTGCAAATCAGGTATTGGTGTCAAAGGAGAAATTATGTGATGAATCAAATCAGAACTTTAGACACCCGACACATTTGAACAAGAAATTGAATTCAGGTTTGTGGGTGAAAATAAAGTGGTATTTATGCTTAAATCCCAAGACCCTCTATGGCAGGGATCATCAACCAGATTCAGCCGAGGGAGGGAACAATCACAAATAATGTGTAGACTGAAAACATAtttaatatttgactaaaacaattaTTTCAATCCTTGCTTGCATTTGTATAGATCACATACACTaaatggccaaaagtatgtggacatcccttcaaatttgtggattagGATATTTCAGTCACAcgcgttgctgacaggtgtataaaatcgagcacacagccatgcaatctccatacacaaacattggcagtagaatggccttagtgaagagctcagtgactatcAACATGACagtcacaggatgccacctttccaacaagttagtttgtcaaatttctgccctgatagagctgccccgatcaactgtaagtgctgttattgtgaagtggtgcaacaacagctcagccgcgatgtggtaggccacacaagcgcaCAGAAAGGGACAGcggagtgctgaagcacgtagtgcgtaaaaatcatctgtcctcggttgcatcaCTTACTACCAAGcatcaaactgcctctggaagaaacgtCAGCACAAGACCTGTTCGTCCGGAGATTCATGAAATGtggtttctatggccgagcatTCACACATAAACCTAAAGACCACCATGCGCAATGcaaagcgtcagctggagtggtgtaaagctcgccgccattggactctggagcagcggaAACATGTTcactggaatgatgaatcacacttcaccatctggcagtcagacagaagaatctgggtttggcagatgccaggagaacactacctgcacAAATCaaggtccatacataaatggtttgtcgagattggtgtggaagaacttgaccggcCTGCAAAGAGACCTGACCtccaccccatcaaacacctttgggatgaactagaacgccgactgcaagccaggccttattctcccaacatcagtgccgacctcactaacgcagttgttgctgaatggaagcaagacccCGCAGCAAtactccaacatctagtggaaagccttcccagaagagtagaggctatgATAACAGCAAGGggggattttggaatgagatgttcaacgagcaggtgcccacatacttttggccatgtagtgtatttctCCATTATGCATGGGGATAGTATTATGCATGCATAGTAtgtatatcagccctctgattgcAAATTGTGCCGATCTGTTCTGGGCCGGCTGCAGCTTAACTaagtctttccttgcagcacaggaccacacgactggacaataatcaagattagacaaaactagagcctgcaaaACCTGCTTTCTGGAGTGTGGTGTCTTTATTACAGCtaaacctctccccatctttacaaccattgaatctatatgttttgaccatgaaagTTTACAATCTAAAAGGTaatgccaagtaatttagtctactcaacttgttcaacagccacaccattcattaccatattcagctgaggtctagaacttaaggaatgatttgtaccaaatacaaagcttacttttagagatgttcaggaccagtttattactggccacccattccaaatcAGACTGAAACtctaacctgttgagtgtagggggcagtattttgatgtttggatgaaaaacgtaaccaaatgaaactgcctatttctcaggctcaGAATAtccatataattgtcagattaggatagaaaacacaagtttccaaaacggtctaaatattgtctgtgagtataacagaactgatattgcaggcgaaaacctgaggaagatccaaccaggaagtgcctaaGAAATTAATCTCAGAAAAATCTGGAACTTTCTGTCCAAAGATTATGCAGAAAAAAGTacccatgcttttgtcacttctagattagactactgcaatgctctgctTTCCGGCTACCAGGATAAAGCAATAAATAAACTCCAGTtcgtgctaaacacggctgctgaaatcttgactagaaccccaaaaaatGATCATATTAcgccagtgctagcctctctacactggcttcctgttgaggctagggctgatttaaaggttttacttctaatctacaaagcattacatgggcttgttcCTACAGATCTTTCAGATTTGGTCCTCCCgtacatacgctacggtcacaagatgcaggcctctttattgtccctagaatttctaagcaaacagctggaggcagggctttatcctatagagctccattttatgGAATGGtgtgcctatccatgtgagagacgcagactcggtctcaacctttaagtctttatttaAGACTAATTTcctcagtaggtcctatgattgagtgtagtctggcccaggagtgtggaGGTGAACGGAAAGTTACTGGAGCctcaaaccgcccttgctgtctctgcctggccagtccccccccccccccactggaATTCTCAGCCTtaaaccctattacgggggctgagtgactggcttacttgtgctcttccatgccatccctaggtaCGTCACTTGAATAGATTGAGTCACTGACgaggtcttcctgtctgggttggcgccgtgggggagatcttcgtgggctatattCGGCCTCGTCTcaggtaagttggtggttgaagatatccttctagtggtgtgggggctgtgctttggcaaagtgtgtgggggtatatcctgcctgtttggccctgtctgggggtatcctCAGactgggccacagtgtctccgaCCCCTCGTctcaaactattgcagcataaatactggaggctgtgatggggggctagggtcagtctgttatatctggagtatttatcctgtcttatacggtgtcctgtgtgaatttaagtatgctctctaattcactctctctttctctgaggacctaagccctaggaccatgcctcaggactacctggcctgatgactccttgctgtccccagtccacctggtcatgctgctgctccagtttcaactgttctgcctgcagctatggaaccctgacctgttcacccctcatagcctggttcatctctacgtttcttcctaggtttcggcctttctagggagtttgtcCTAGTCACtgtgtttctacacctgcattgcttgctgtttaggggtttaaactgggtttctgtacagcactttgtgacatcagctgatgtcagaaGGGCtttggaaatacattttattgattgatcGGTCGGCAGGATCACTGGAGAGACAAGCAGTTGGGCTGtgcgatatggccaaaatctcATATCCCGATATAGGTCATTTCATATCCCGATAACTATACAATTTGCGTTTGGTACCTTGGGTTGAGTGTTAGCACCAACTCACAAAACCCCCGTTTCTCGACAGTGTGAATTGGGGCCGTGTCTTTGCAGATATACGTTGTAACGGCAGCTGTTATCTCCTTCCATCTTCGTGATTCTTTGCCATATGGTTTGCCACGGGCAAAAGCCTCTTGCAACGTTCTGAGTCGGGGGTATGTTTTGAGCCCTTGACTGTACTTTTTTGGGTCTCATCTGTAGACTCTCTCCATACTGTTCCACATGATTCTTGCGTAGGTGgtaaaagaggttagtggtgtttgagtcTGTTGTGTGGACCGGCTTGTGGCATATTTTGCAGAGGACGGTTTGTGTCAGACTTCCATACCAGAACCACTTCCATGCGACCGAAGTAGCCCCTCTTTTAGGTAAGAGATCCGTGTCTCTGTGCTCTGTCACAttcactctcctccatgtttgtttgtgcTGCAAATTTCCTTCCACACGAACGCAAAGCGTCGTCCAATTGACTAAAAATATTGCCGTAAAGAGTGTGATATGCGACAACAAAATAAATTATAGATATATTATGCTCCATCATCACACAATATATATCGTCATATCGCCCAGCGCTAAAAagcagtcccagcaactgatgccaactgcGTCGCGGGATCCAAACTAAGAAGCTAGGTAGCTAGCAAGAACTTTACAAATCACTCTCAAACAAACTTTCCAAACAAAATTGAGCTGTTCCTTGTTCAACAGTTAGTGTTGCTTAGTACGGGAGGCTTACAGGGCTACCAACCTctgagggctcccgagtggcgcagcggtctaaggcactgcatctcagtgctagaggtgttactacagaccctggttcaattccaggctgtatcaaaatTGGCTGTGATTTGGAGTCCAATAGGGCACAATTAGCCAGATTTGTCTGGgctagggtttggccggggtaggacgtcattgtaaattaatttgttcttaaatgtgaCTTTAGTTTCTAAatgacaaaatgttttttttttacgtaAAGTTTATCCAGTAAACTTTGTGAGCACATACATTATACCCAAACATCATGGAACACCCCTTTCCACAGAGTTAATAAAAAGGACTCGTGACAATTTTAATTAGTTAAGATAACGCAGGGAGAGGATCCCACTGTTGAAATGGATAAGAAATCTACAAACTAAAGACCAATTATTCAGACTGCAGCCGTTTAAATGCTTTAGTCTGGTAAACGCGGCCGATCTAAGAACAATGGTACTCTGAAAGATCCATTCTCAAGAACATTTCCGAATGGTACCCTGACATATCCATTATAACAAGCTACTATGGAAGACTGATCTCTGGTGGACAAACCAGACTTTCTGTTGACTGACTATCCAGCAGAAGGACCGGCGATAGCCGAGAGGGAAAACCATGGCATACACTCGTAAACATGTAAATTGTCATTTATTTTAGAATGAGCAGTTGTTCATGTTCAAAGTATTAGCATTTCCATGACTGTAGGTATCAACTGTATTAAGTGTGTCCACTCAGTTTGCTGCTCTTGAGCTGTCCCCACCCATTTCCTTTGTCTACCAAACAGTCATATCGGTTTCGTCCACTAGGGATATTTTCTTTGTGTCATGTTCGGAGCCAATGTATGATCTACTGTGTGTTACAACAtagcaacatagcttctgcgtgtaaatcagctagaaatatgtgtcggcatcgagtaattgtctctggccccctcccagttagggggagtgatgagctctacagcagagtctctcaactcaatcgctggttgaaaactgttttctgcccctcccaaaagatagaatttgtagataattggccctctttctgggactcacccacaaacaggaccaagcctgacctgctgaggagtgacggactccatcctagctggaggggtgctctcatcttatctaccaacatagacagggctctaactcctctagctccacaatgaaatagggtgcaggccaggcagcaggctgttagccagcctgccagcatagcggagtctgccactagcatagtcagtgtagtcagctcagctatcaccattgagaccgtgtctgtgcctcgacctgggttgggcaaaactaaacatggcggtgttcgccttagcaatctcactgggataaagaccacctccattcctgtcagtattgaaagagatcatgatacctcacatctcaaaatagggctacttaatgttagatcccttacttcaaaaggcaattatagtcaatgaactaatcactgatcataatcttgatgtgattggcctgactgaaacatggcttaagcctgatgaatttactgtgttaaatgaggcctcacctcctggctacactagtgaccatatccccgtgcatcc
This region of Oncorhynchus tshawytscha isolate Ot180627B linkage group LG25, Otsh_v2.0, whole genome shotgun sequence genomic DNA includes:
- the LOC112224052 gene encoding zinc finger protein 518A-like — protein: MEEDLKTLDDPAESHDDMEAEEEKELAKDHTGQKFDQFPGLPYSDQCDPDETSVEESGSRKTARKASKSPCKIQQGAVFSGKILSFGCSECKGDATYSPNDLLKHFQGAHKGTLPTYPCDLCGFVTNEFPALQRHRIGHRNTLVTCEICNDDVQYSLLLLTRHYIMSHSQNGHFHCEKCEFSTVDAGTFVQHIHHHNESRLKCVKCQHVSSSQGEHQRHLKLHSGTFPFTCQVCGYGAARREYLTKHMVTVHGEEAGKKNKWRAMEDRNNTLANSSSGLKLLLKKSPAAGGQSKESQWMSKLNSLPGVGLLDQNGRLLNPEKTLEETQQFLERAVGVKQDCKKRVKGTLKNEQQFDSQAVSSIPPPKSPESDDSYGADTLNPNSNGLTVLMVKNKISIPPNCTTKVMGFKMVDGKKHLVLKVIPTAKPESSAENRMLCRAQERGCPIIDATSDGNQCSDSAENWENSSTSFPYLTVLSPSGTDRDAAISVQVKPEEEDISIEEMLPILEKLPQKIAQKAKHTEQQRNGEQHKFKDEQIPSLAVSPMTKESDHSTIQNGKLNNNTSSIANQSNDSELGDKMPAYSSPNVTAVEVVPAKMLTDKTMPSESAYETMLPEPVSEETISMLRVGDLNTATADKISDPITENSPMPNGETLASNDKPKKTAPGPMTGDILPSDDTVENNHSIIKEMVPSDFTANKINSCVATKTKTETLSPDLMPQLESHPAESDNSKETDANAEYLNSPNQEVFSFHNYSKETSSMSSNSTQPCEHPSELSTEVESVWMKESPEWSLTLAASPQPPDEGNGEVESAEETETAMERVSDGDIEVDECIATVDLATPVAAEIDNHGHSGSKHQVQTTVKMEEESVPVSERATASINSLAVLGRILEEHSDAIINHQLEKDRIGCSAASHDSVKPPKTMLRILKTAEGKQQMFLQTAENQFAVPVQLQGNTGFKLITKCSAPQINVSYVKPGIEIQNHTTGLALTLNGGRFSILGHTLGASEKGAMPLSAIQPGASTSASHYLVNSADFKGNMLLSDTAHSSPGENTIKSLQTCYLVQRPVPVTQPPHNAGSKLASSMSQSPLLSRPVLAMSANSVNKLTALHTGRQAFLVRYISPAKSGMLLNSLDGKSVNQKGQPNENRGNKVVYKIVRTANGSTFLAGAAHSANKPIYLATNSTQMPCFLMSSNNVSTGGQKLVPIQNTSHKPVTASKLSNLLSPQSNMQGRVRQQVGIDSLNKSPLTPRPSRQLSQRKRHRKALFDELPEHLPKVKRLSSKAVTEKGAPSLWVPVPKDAERTLRLYPFSSLQEIKCPRRNQPVVVLNHPDADIPEVASIMRSANKYKGAVSKVALSQKTVQALSELGPTGLLGKSSKVKCPSSQSCGSRLRPSESRVRERFLLKLKFKKTSRKKYEVVKSLSRCAERSSMFACWFCGRLFNNQEEWIGHGQRHLMEATRDWNKPF